A window of Maioricimonas rarisocia genomic DNA:
ATCGATACCCGCCACCCGTACAGCGAGATCCACTCCCCCGAACAGGTCCGCGAACTGCAGGAGCAGCCGGACGAGTGGGAACTGCTGCCGGACGATACCGACGGCTACTTCATCGTGCTTCGCCGGCGTGAAGAGAACGGCGGGAGTTCGCCGGCCCGATAGATCAACAATCGTTGTTGGGTCTGCTACGATGTCGCCAGCGCTGAATCGCTGCCACTGAAGACAAGACAAGCTGAAGACGAGGCGTCGTTCATGAAGCGGAGTATTTCCGGATTTCGTCTGCGGGCACTGGCCCTCCTGCTGGGAGGAACGTTTCTGGCTACGGCCGTCCACGGGGACGATGAGAGTCCCTCCGACCGCGATCGCTACAAGAAGGGATTGGCCGGGAACGAACAGGTCGAAGAAATCATCCGCAATTTCGCCGGCCGCGGTGAAGTTGGCGACGACAGCGAGCCGACGCCTGCTCCGCAGGCGGTCGAGCAGTTCGAAGTGGCCGATGGCCTCGAGATCGAACTGGTCGCTGCCGAACCGGACGTCATGCAGCCGCTGTTCATGCACTTCGACGACCGCGGCCGTCTGTGGGTCGTGCAGTATCTGCAGTACCCCTTCCCCGAGGGTCTGAAGGTCATCAAGTACGACCAGCACCTGCGGGCCGTCTTTGACAAGGTTCCACAGCCGCCGCCCAACCACGTCCGCGGCAAGGACAAGATTACCGTTTTCGAAGACACCGACGGCGACGGCATCTACGACAGCCACAAGGACGTGATCACCGGACTGAACATCACCAGCTCGGTCACCACCGGTCACGGCGGCATCTGGGTTCTCAATCCTCCTTACCTGCTCTTCTACCCCGACGCCGATGGGGACGACGTACCCGATGGCGACCCCGAAGTGCGTCTCTCCGGCTTCGGCATCGAAGATACCCACTCCATCTCCAACAGCCTCATGTGGGGGACGGACGGCTGGCTGTACGGCGCCAACGGCAGCACGACGACCGGCAACGTCTCTTCGGCCGTCTCGAAGAACGTCCAGTGGGAAGGGCAGTGCGTCTGGCGGTATCACCCTGACACTCATGTCTTCGAGATCTTCGCCGAGGGGGGCGGCAATACGTTCTCGCTCGAGATCGACAGCAAAGGTCGGGTGTTTTCGGGAACGAATCACGGCAGCACCCGCGGCATGTTCTACCCGCAGGGTTCCTACGCCACCAAGAACTGGGGCAAGCATGGTCCGCTGACGAACCCGTTCGCCTTCGGGTACTTCCAGCACATGCGTCACGAAGGAGACCGCGACCGCTTCGCGCAGACCTTCGTCATTTATGAAGGAGGCACACTGCCGGAGCGGTACCACCACACCGTCATCGCTGCGAACTCTCTGCACAATCGTGTCTGGGCCAGCGAACTGATTGCTGATACCTCGACCTATCGTACGGTCGACATGCCGCCGGTCGTCACGACGCCCGACCACTGGTTCCGCCCGGTCAGTGTCCAGGTCGGCCCCGATGGAGCCGTCTATCTGGCCGACTGGTACGACACCCGTCTGACGCATGTCGACCCGCGCGACAACTGGCACAAGACGAGCGGCCGCATCTACCGCCTGCAGGCAGCCGACAACACCCACCCGATCACGCCGTCGGAAACGAACCTCCGAGCGAAATCGGATGATGAACTGATCGCGTCGTTCGGTCATCGCAACAAGGTCATCCGGCAGACGGCCGTGCGCGTGCTGGGAGACCGCCTGCTCGATGCCGATGACCCGAACCGCGGCGAGGTCGTCGAGCGGCTCCGCACGATCGCGCTCGACCAGGAGAGTGACACCTCCCTGGAAGCCCTCTGGACGCTGCACTGGGCGGGTGAATTTGACTTCGAACTTGCCGGGCTGCTGCTGGACCATCGGGACGAACACGTCCGTCGCTGGACGATCCGCCTGCTGGGGGACCACCATCGTCTGAACGATGCCCTCGCGTCACAGCTCGCCGGTCTGGCGAAGACGGAACCATACGTGCAGGTCCGTTCGCAACTCGCTTCCTCCGCGCAGCGATTCGACACGCAGCACGCGCTGCCAATCATCGCCGACCTCGTCCGTCGCGACGAAGACCGGACCGATCTGCACATGCCGCTGCTGCTCTGGTGGGCCGTCGAAGCTCACTGCGGCGAAGGCCGCGAGCAGGTACTCGAACTGTTCAGCAAGGAAGAGTTCTGGAACGTGCCGCTGGTTCAGGAAGTCATCCTCTCGCGGCTGATGCAGCGGTTCGCCATGGATGACGTCGCCGGCGAAGGAACTCCGTCCGACGGTGAAGGCCTGTCCGGCCTGGCAGCGTGCGCCCGGCTGCTCGAGATGTCTCCTTCACAGGACCACTCGCAGAAGCTGATGGCCGGCTTCCTCGAAGCGTACGAGGGCCGCGAGATCACCAACCTGCCCGACTCGCTCGCGACGGCGCTCAACGAGTACCAGAAGGCGATCGGTCAGTCCGACCTGGCCCTTTCTCTGCGGCTCGGGAAGAAGGAGGCGATCGACGAGGCTCTCAAGGTGGTGCGAAGCGAGTCGGCGCCAGTGGCACAGCGACTGGCCTACATCGAGATTCTCGGCCAGGTCGATCAGCCGCGCGTCGTACCGACGCTGCTGGCACTGCTCAGCTCCAAATCCCACGGCGTCAAGCGGGTCGCGATGCAGGCGCTGATGAACTACGACGATCCGAAGATCGGTGCGACCATCTGCAGCCGCTACCAGTCGTCGATTCCGGAAGAGCACGGACTGCGGGACGTGGCTCATCAGGTGCTGGCGAGTCGGGCGGTCTGGACGAAGCAGTTCCTTACGGAGATCGAAAACTGGCGGATCAAGCGGGACCGCATTCCGCTCGACATTGTGCAGCAGATGCGCCTGCATGACGACGACGAACTGCAGGCCCGCATCGACAAGATCTGGGGCAAGACCCGCTCCACACCTGCCGAGAAGCAACAGCAGATCGCCCGGCTGCGCGACCTGATCGCCGGACGGACCGGGGCCGGAACGACTGCCGATGCCGTCCATGGAGGCGAACTGTTCAAGAAGCACTGCGCCACCTGCCACACGCTCTTTGGTGATGGGGGCCGGACCGGCCCGGACCTGACCGGATACGAGCGGACGAACGTCGACTTTCTGCTGTTGGCGATTGTCGATCCGTCAGCCGCGATCCGTGAAGAGTTCACCCAGTTCCAGATCCTGACCGACGACGGCCGCGTGATCGCCGGCCTGATCGACAACCAGACGCCGACGACCGTCACCATCCGGGGCGTCAACAATCAGACGACGCTCATCTCCCGCGACGAGATTGACGTCCTCAAGGCGACGCCCATCTCCATCATGCCGGACGGTTTGACCGACAAAATGACCGACCAGGAGCTTCGGGACCTCTTCGCCTACCTGATGAGTCCGACGCCGCCGGCCACGGCTTCGACCGGCGGAGCCGAGTGACGACGCAAGGGTCGTGTGACGCGCAGCGGACAGTCGGCATTACCACCGGCTGTCGCCGCGCGGTATCATCGGGTGATCCCCCCACACCACGGGAGCAAGTCATGTCACACGATCCGTCCGCCATGCGGGAACTGATGTCCACAATTCGGCAACAGCGGGACGATCTCGCTGTCCGGATTCACCTCGGCAGCGCCGAAGTGAAGGAGGAGTGGAAGTTGCTCAACGATCGATTGCAGGAACTCATGGATCAGTACGAGCCCCTGCGGAACGCCACCACCGAAAGCGCCACCGGCGTCTGGGAGTCGCTGAAACTGGTCGGGGAGGAGATCCGCGACGGATTCTCCCGCGTTCGCAAGACGCTCTGATCCGCGGCCCGAGGCGAGCAGTCCGTAGGTCAGGCTTCGTCTGACGCAAGTCAACAACAGCGTCCAGCGACGGTCGGTCGGCAGGCAGAGCCTCCCCTACACTGCTGTGATCCAGAGCCGGAAGCGAGCAGAGAGTCAATGACTTCCATGGCCCACCGGTCGCCGCCGGAGGGCTTCACCTGAGCCGGCCGGCACCACGCGATCCCGGAGAACCGACGCTCCAATGATCCTGCATGTCGACATGGATGCGTTCTACGCCTCCGTCGAAGAGCGCGAACGGCCCGAACTGGTCGGCAAGCCGCTGATCATCGGAGGCACGCCGCAGGGCCGGGGCGTCGTTGCGGCAGCCAACTATGCCGCCCGCGAATTCGGCGTCCACAGTGCGATGTCGGCCGCCCGGGCGGGAAAGCTCTGCCCGCATGCCGCGTTTCTGCGGCCGCGCATGAAACTGTACATGCAGGTCTCAGCCCAGATCCGCGAGATCTTTCACCGCTACACCCCGCTCGTCGAACCGCTCTCACTCGATGAAGCCTTTCTGGACGTGGCCGGCTGCGAATCGCTGTTCGGCCCGGCAGAAACGATCGGCCGCCGCATCCGCGACGAGATTGCCGGTGAACTCCGGCTCGCCGCTTCGGTCGGCGTCGCCCCCAATAAGTTCCTCGCGAAGATCGCCAGCGACCTGAAGAAGCCGAACGGGTTTGTCGTCGTTCCTCCCGACGGCGTGCAGAAATTCCTTGATCCGCTCCCGGTCGGTCGGCTGTGGGGTGTGGGCCGGGCTGGCGGACGCGTCTTCGAGAAGATCGGCATCCACACCATCGGTCAGCTCCGACAACTCCCCGAAGAGCTGCTCGTCGATCATTTCGGAAGCCACGGAGCCCACCTGGCACGATTGTCCCGCGGCATCGACGATCGTCAGGTCGTTCCCGATCGCATCGCGAAGTCGGTCTCTCACGAGACGACCTTTCCCGAAAACGTCTGTGATCCGCATGTGCTGCAGGCATGGCTGCTCGACCTGACCGAGCAGGTCGCCATGCGTATCCGCCGCCGATCACTTCGCGGCCGGACGGTTCATATCAAGCTCCGCTACGCCGACTTCCACACGATCACCCGGGCCACCACGCTCCCTCAGCCGACCGATCTCACGCGCGAGATCTGGCAGGCAGCGAAGGAATTGCTGGAGGAACGGCTTCCGAAGCGGCGACTGGAGGTCCGACTGCTGGGAGTGGGCGTAAGCGGTTTCGAAAGCGGAAACACCCGACAGCTCTCGCTGTTCCCGGATGAGTCCCAGGAGGCTCACAGCCAGGTCGATCAGGCTGCCGACAAGATCCGCGAACGTTTTGGAAACGAAGCGCTGCTCCGTGGCAGTGGGCTGATCGCCGGACGCTCCCTCCGTCAGAAACCGACAGACCCCACACACGACGGTCATTGATCGCTCTCCCGCGCCCGCAGGAACCGCACAACCCGCGCGCCTCCGTGCTCCCCGTTGCCGCCCCCGGGAGGCGGGTCATCTTTCGGCCCCTGCCGGTTCGACGTATAATCGAAAGCCCCCGATGGGCCCCCCACCCGGCCATGCGCCGACCCGTCCCACCTGAAATGCATACCTGCCGATGCGGTACATTTTTCTGACAGTTGTGATTGCGCTCAGCTGCGCATCGCCGGCCGATGCCGATGTGAAGCCGATCTCGTTCGACCGGACGAAGGCACTTCTCGAGCGGTACTGCACCGACTGCCACAACGCCGATGCCCCCGAGGCCGATCTGGACCTGACGGCCTACGGTTCTGTCGACGCCGTCGTGGCCGCCCGGCCGAAGTGGGAACAGGTGCTGCACCGCGTCCGCAACGGCGAGATGCCTCCGGACGGCAGCGAAGCTCCAACACTCGACGAGCGGGACGAGCTGGTCGAGTGGATTGAGACGGCACTGCGTTCCGCGGCCTGCGCCGGCCCGCCCGATCCGGGCCCCACTCCCATACGCCGCCTGAATCGCAGCGAGTATCGCAATACGATTCGCGATCTGCTCGGCGTGCACTTCGATGCCGCTCACGCTCTTCCTGCTGATGGAGCCGGCGGCGCAGGTTTCGACAACGCTGCCGAGACGCTCTTCCTCTCACCGGTCCACGCCGAGAAGTACCTCGACGCGGCACGCGAGGCGCTCGACTACGCGGCAAAGGATGTCCGCTCGCGCAAACGGCTCATCATCGCCCGTCCGGACGAGAAGACGTCGGCCGACGATGCTGCCCGCAAAGTCCTCAGTCGATTCACGCTGCGGGCGTTCCGCCGTCCTCCCACCGACCGGGAAATCGAACGGCTGCTCACTCTGTATCGCACCGCCGCCGACGAAGGCACCCCCTTCGACGATGCCATCATGTACGCCATGCAGGCGGTGCTGATCTCCCCCCATTTCCTGTTCCGCGTCGAACAGATTCCGGAAGGGACCAGGCCGCAACCGGTCGACGACTACGAGCTGGCCACCCGGCTCTCCTACTTCCTGTGGGGAAGCATGCCGGACGACCGCCTGCTCGATCTGGCCCGGAAGAACGAGCTGCACAAAGACGACGTTCTGAGGGCGGAAACGCTCCGGATGCTCAAGGACCGCAAGGCCCGGGGACTCGCGGAGAGCTTCGTCGGCCAGTGGCTGGGGACCCGGTCACTCGGCGTTGAATATCAGCCGGATCCCGAAGTCTTCCGCCGCTACCGGCCGGAACTCGAATCCGCCATGAAGGAAGAACCGGTCGTCGTCTTCCTCGACATTCTGCGAGAGAACCACAGCCTGCTCACG
This region includes:
- the dinB gene encoding DNA polymerase IV, which encodes MILHVDMDAFYASVEERERPELVGKPLIIGGTPQGRGVVAAANYAAREFGVHSAMSAARAGKLCPHAAFLRPRMKLYMQVSAQIREIFHRYTPLVEPLSLDEAFLDVAGCESLFGPAETIGRRIRDEIAGELRLAASVGVAPNKFLAKIASDLKKPNGFVVVPPDGVQKFLDPLPVGRLWGVGRAGGRVFEKIGIHTIGQLRQLPEELLVDHFGSHGAHLARLSRGIDDRQVVPDRIAKSVSHETTFPENVCDPHVLQAWLLDLTEQVAMRIRRRSLRGRTVHIKLRYADFHTITRATTLPQPTDLTREIWQAAKELLEERLPKRRLEVRLLGVGVSGFESGNTRQLSLFPDESQEAHSQVDQAADKIRERFGNEALLRGSGLIAGRSLRQKPTDPTHDGH
- a CDS encoding DUF1592 domain-containing protein; translated protein: MRYIFLTVVIALSCASPADADVKPISFDRTKALLERYCTDCHNADAPEADLDLTAYGSVDAVVAARPKWEQVLHRVRNGEMPPDGSEAPTLDERDELVEWIETALRSAACAGPPDPGPTPIRRLNRSEYRNTIRDLLGVHFDAAHALPADGAGGAGFDNAAETLFLSPVHAEKYLDAAREALDYAAKDVRSRKRLIIARPDEKTSADDAARKVLSRFTLRAFRRPPTDREIERLLTLYRTAADEGTPFDDAIMYAMQAVLISPHFLFRVEQIPEGTRPQPVDDYELATRLSYFLWGSMPDDRLLDLARKNELHKDDVLRAETLRMLKDRKARGLAESFVGQWLGTRSLGVEYQPDPEVFRRYRPELESAMKEEPVVVFLDILRENHSLLTLIDADFTYVNLDLARHYGIDKKIEGGLRQQLRKVDLPEDSHRGGVLTMAAVLAVSSYPDRTSPVLRGQWLLSNILGTPSPPPPPDVPELSEDEDATSGKTLRERLLAHRANPTCASCHDRLDPLGFGLENFDAIGRWRTTDNEQPIDASGALPGGLTFNGPDELKQVLLQRKDETMRHLTTKMLAFALGRGLVNEDYCTVDQIMERLAANEYRAQELLLGIVESVPFRQRRGRDHKQPALSTDVPATTGEESP
- a CDS encoding PVC-type heme-binding CxxCH protein; translation: MKRSISGFRLRALALLLGGTFLATAVHGDDESPSDRDRYKKGLAGNEQVEEIIRNFAGRGEVGDDSEPTPAPQAVEQFEVADGLEIELVAAEPDVMQPLFMHFDDRGRLWVVQYLQYPFPEGLKVIKYDQHLRAVFDKVPQPPPNHVRGKDKITVFEDTDGDGIYDSHKDVITGLNITSSVTTGHGGIWVLNPPYLLFYPDADGDDVPDGDPEVRLSGFGIEDTHSISNSLMWGTDGWLYGANGSTTTGNVSSAVSKNVQWEGQCVWRYHPDTHVFEIFAEGGGNTFSLEIDSKGRVFSGTNHGSTRGMFYPQGSYATKNWGKHGPLTNPFAFGYFQHMRHEGDRDRFAQTFVIYEGGTLPERYHHTVIAANSLHNRVWASELIADTSTYRTVDMPPVVTTPDHWFRPVSVQVGPDGAVYLADWYDTRLTHVDPRDNWHKTSGRIYRLQAADNTHPITPSETNLRAKSDDELIASFGHRNKVIRQTAVRVLGDRLLDADDPNRGEVVERLRTIALDQESDTSLEALWTLHWAGEFDFELAGLLLDHRDEHVRRWTIRLLGDHHRLNDALASQLAGLAKTEPYVQVRSQLASSAQRFDTQHALPIIADLVRRDEDRTDLHMPLLLWWAVEAHCGEGREQVLELFSKEEFWNVPLVQEVILSRLMQRFAMDDVAGEGTPSDGEGLSGLAACARLLEMSPSQDHSQKLMAGFLEAYEGREITNLPDSLATALNEYQKAIGQSDLALSLRLGKKEAIDEALKVVRSESAPVAQRLAYIEILGQVDQPRVVPTLLALLSSKSHGVKRVAMQALMNYDDPKIGATICSRYQSSIPEEHGLRDVAHQVLASRAVWTKQFLTEIENWRIKRDRIPLDIVQQMRLHDDDELQARIDKIWGKTRSTPAEKQQQIARLRDLIAGRTGAGTTADAVHGGELFKKHCATCHTLFGDGGRTGPDLTGYERTNVDFLLLAIVDPSAAIREEFTQFQILTDDGRVIAGLIDNQTPTTVTIRGVNNQTTLISRDEIDVLKATPISIMPDGLTDKMTDQELRDLFAYLMSPTPPATASTGGAE